One window of the Lysobacter sp. S4-A87 genome contains the following:
- the rpmD gene encoding 50S ribosomal protein L30: MAKTEATTSGTVKVRLVKGLRGTQSRHRLSVRALGLNKLNDVRVLKDSPQVRGLINQLHYLVKVEE, encoded by the coding sequence ATGGCTAAGACTGAAGCGACCACGAGCGGCACCGTCAAGGTGCGCTTGGTCAAGGGTCTGCGTGGCACCCAGTCGCGTCACCGTCTGTCGGTGCGTGCGCTGGGCCTGAACAAGCTCAACGATGTTCGTGTACTGAAGGACAGCCCGCAGGTTCGCGGTCTGATCAATCAGCTTCACTACCTCGTCAAAGTCGAGGAGTAA
- a CDS encoding amidase, with product MRSLPVSMTLSLATMIALLPACQRAAAPDAGAAASKPGVPVASANAGPAPARGFAFAEVGIAELQARMERGELSSHALTQAYLDQIAAIDDAGPRLNAVIETNPDALKEADARDAERKAGRVRGPLHGVPILLKDNIDATPMVNSAGSLALASNHPRTDAFLVARLREAGAVILGKTNLSEWANFRSSRSSSGWSARGGQTRNPYALDRSPCGSSSGSGSAIAASLAAAAIGTETDGSIICPSSVAGLVGIKPTVGLVSRNGIIPISHSQDTAGPMARSVADAAVLLSAIVGRDDADPATAESTGRAMFDYHARLNADGLRGARIGVLRKAMGFHPDADAALERSIEAMRKAGAEVVDVEIAGAGSWDEAEMDVLLYEFKHGVDGYLSRSGAQVTSLAGLIDYNRKNAGKEMPYFGQELFERAQAKGALDEIGYIEARSKARRLAGAEGLEATLTANNLDAVIAPATAPAWLIDPVNGDHFLGEGYGAAAVAGTPSITVPMGDSFGLPIGIIFMGPAWSEPRLIELAYAFEQKTKARKAPKFLATAAIGTSKG from the coding sequence ATGCGCTCTTTGCCTGTATCGATGACGTTGTCTTTGGCGACGATGATCGCCTTGTTGCCTGCCTGCCAGCGCGCTGCCGCGCCTGATGCGGGTGCTGCTGCATCCAAGCCCGGGGTACCGGTCGCGTCGGCGAATGCCGGCCCCGCGCCTGCCCGAGGTTTTGCCTTCGCCGAGGTCGGCATCGCCGAACTGCAGGCGCGCATGGAACGCGGCGAACTCAGCAGCCATGCGCTGACCCAGGCCTATCTCGACCAGATCGCCGCCATCGACGATGCCGGCCCGCGCCTCAACGCGGTGATCGAGACCAATCCGGACGCACTCAAGGAAGCCGACGCGCGCGATGCAGAGCGCAAGGCCGGACGCGTGCGCGGCCCGCTGCACGGCGTGCCGATCCTGCTCAAGGACAACATCGACGCCACGCCGATGGTGAATTCGGCCGGCTCGCTCGCGCTGGCTTCGAACCACCCGCGCACCGACGCCTTCCTGGTGGCGCGCCTGCGCGAAGCCGGGGCGGTGATCCTGGGCAAGACCAACCTCAGCGAATGGGCCAACTTCCGTTCCTCGCGCTCGAGCTCCGGCTGGAGCGCGCGCGGTGGACAGACGCGCAACCCGTACGCGCTCGACCGCTCACCGTGCGGCTCCAGTTCCGGCAGCGGCAGCGCCATCGCCGCCAGCCTGGCCGCGGCCGCGATCGGCACCGAGACCGACGGCAGCATCATCTGCCCGTCCTCGGTCGCCGGCCTGGTCGGCATCAAGCCGACGGTCGGCCTGGTCAGCCGCAACGGCATCATCCCGATCTCGCACAGCCAGGACACCGCCGGCCCGATGGCGCGCAGCGTCGCCGACGCAGCGGTGCTGCTGTCGGCGATCGTCGGCCGCGACGACGCCGACCCGGCCACCGCCGAAAGCACCGGCCGGGCGATGTTCGACTACCACGCCAGACTCAATGCCGACGGCCTGCGCGGCGCGCGCATCGGTGTGCTGCGCAAGGCGATGGGCTTCCACCCCGATGCCGATGCTGCCCTTGAGCGCAGCATCGAGGCCATGCGCAAGGCCGGCGCCGAAGTCGTCGACGTCGAGATTGCCGGCGCCGGCAGCTGGGACGAGGCGGAGATGGACGTGCTGCTGTACGAGTTCAAGCACGGCGTCGATGGCTACCTGTCGCGCAGTGGCGCACAGGTGACATCGCTGGCCGGGCTGATCGACTACAACCGCAAGAATGCCGGCAAGGAAATGCCCTACTTCGGCCAGGAGCTGTTCGAACGCGCGCAGGCCAAGGGCGCGCTCGACGAAATCGGCTATATCGAGGCACGCAGCAAGGCACGGCGCCTGGCCGGTGCCGAAGGCCTGGAAGCGACGCTGACGGCCAACAACCTCGACGCCGTGATCGCGCCTGCGACGGCGCCGGCATGGCTGATCGACCCGGTCAACGGCGACCACTTCCTCGGCGAGGGTTACGGCGCCGCAGCCGTGGCGGGCACGCCCAGCATCACCGTGCCGATGGGCGACAGCTTCGGCCTGCCGATCGGCATCATCTTCATGGGTCCGGCCTGGAGCGAACCGCGCCTGATCGAGCTGGCGTACGCATTCGAACAGAAGACCAAGGCGCGCAAGGCGCCGAAGTTCCTGGCGACGGCAGCGATCGGAACCAGCAAGGGCTGA
- the secY gene encoding preprotein translocase subunit SecY gives MARSGSNAVAGIGGGLGKFTELRQRLLFVVGALIVYRIGCYIPVPGVNPEAMLQLMETQKGTIVDMFNMFSGGALHRFSLFALNVMPYISASIIVQLLVQIVPSLKAIQKEGESGRRKINQWSRMGAIPLAVFQAWGIATALQAGGASQGIAVVYNPGPGFILTAVIALTAGTMFLMWLGEQVTERGIGNGVSLIIFSGIVAGLPAAVIGMFEQIRNGDMSALVAIAVVAIVVGFTYFVVFVERGQRRITVNYARRSGGRSAYQNQSSFLPLKLNMSGVIPAIFASSIVMFPATAANWFSQGNTGSTLHRVSQWLNPGEPLHMILYAGLIVGFAFFYTALVFNSQETADNLKKSGALIPGIRPGKSTADYIDGVLTRLTAAGAIYLVLVCLLPEVMRTELGTSFYFGGTSLLIVVVVVMDFIAQIQAHLMSHQYESLLKKANLKGGSRGGLARG, from the coding sequence ATGGCGCGCAGCGGTAGCAATGCAGTTGCCGGTATCGGTGGCGGGCTCGGGAAGTTCACCGAGCTCCGTCAGCGCCTGCTGTTCGTCGTCGGTGCCCTGATTGTCTACCGCATCGGTTGCTACATCCCGGTGCCGGGCGTCAATCCGGAGGCGATGCTCCAGTTGATGGAGACCCAGAAGGGCACCATCGTGGACATGTTCAACATGTTCTCGGGCGGCGCCCTGCATCGCTTCAGCCTGTTCGCACTCAACGTCATGCCGTACATCTCGGCATCGATCATCGTGCAGCTGCTGGTGCAGATCGTGCCGAGCCTGAAGGCCATCCAGAAGGAAGGCGAGTCGGGCCGCCGCAAGATCAACCAGTGGTCGCGCATGGGTGCGATCCCGCTGGCCGTGTTCCAGGCCTGGGGTATCGCCACTGCATTGCAGGCCGGCGGCGCCAGCCAGGGCATCGCGGTGGTCTACAACCCGGGTCCGGGCTTCATCCTGACCGCGGTGATCGCGTTGACCGCCGGCACCATGTTCCTGATGTGGCTGGGTGAGCAGGTCACGGAGCGGGGTATCGGCAACGGCGTCTCGCTGATCATCTTCTCGGGCATCGTCGCGGGCCTGCCCGCCGCCGTCATCGGCATGTTCGAGCAGATCCGCAACGGCGACATGAGCGCCCTGGTCGCAATCGCAGTCGTCGCCATCGTGGTGGGATTCACCTACTTCGTGGTGTTCGTCGAGCGGGGCCAGCGCCGGATCACGGTCAACTACGCCCGCCGCAGCGGCGGTCGCAGTGCCTACCAGAACCAGTCCTCGTTCCTGCCCTTGAAGCTGAACATGTCGGGCGTGATCCCGGCCATCTTCGCCTCGAGCATCGTGATGTTCCCGGCGACGGCGGCAAACTGGTTCAGCCAGGGCAACACCGGTTCGACCCTGCACCGCGTCAGCCAGTGGCTGAACCCGGGCGAGCCGCTGCACATGATCCTGTACGCCGGTCTGATCGTCGGTTTTGCGTTCTTCTACACCGCACTGGTGTTCAACTCGCAGGAAACGGCCGATAATCTCAAGAAGTCGGGCGCGCTCATCCCGGGCATCCGTCCGGGCAAGTCGACCGCCGACTATATTGATGGTGTGCTGACCCGCCTGACGGCGGCCGGCGCGATCTACCTGGTCCTCGTGTGCCTCCTCCCGGAGGTCATGCGTACCGAACTGGGCACCTCGTTCTACTTCGGCGGCACCTCGCTGCTGATCGTGGTCGTGGTCGTCATGGATTTCATCGCCCAGATCCAGGCTCATCTGATGTCGCATCAGTACGAGAGCCTGCTGAAGAAGGCGAACTTGAAGGGCGGCTCGCGCGGCGGTCTCGCGCGCGGGTGA
- a CDS encoding 3-deoxy-7-phosphoheptulonate synthase class II, giving the protein MPSPDRNLRAVNLPADWAPQSWRNRTAMQLPQYPDAAALESALAELRELPPLVTSWEILSLKQQLAEAQEGKRFLLQGGDCAESFSACNSGVISNRLKVLLQMSLVLVHGMRKPVVRVGRFAGQYAKPRSTDTETIGEVTLPSYRGDMVNAPEFTGAARAPDPRRMIKAHARSAMTMNFVRALIDGGFADLHHPEYWNLSWVGHSELAEEYRRMVTAIGDAVRFMETLSGAEVHNLNRVDFYTSHEALLLPYEESLTRQVPRHWGWFNLSTHYPWIGMRTAAVDGAHAEYFRGIRNPIALKVGPSVTPDQLLRTMDLLNPEDEPGRLTFIHRMGATGIAEKLPPLLDAVRRDGRRVLWVCDPMHGNTESTSNGYKTRRFRNIRSEVEQSFELHAAAGTRLGGVHLELTGEDVTECLGGARELTESDLERAYMSTVDPRLNYEQALEIAMLIVRKQAQIAAPA; this is encoded by the coding sequence ATGCCCAGCCCAGATCGCAACCTCCGTGCCGTGAACCTGCCCGCCGACTGGGCCCCCCAGTCCTGGCGCAACCGTACTGCGATGCAGTTGCCGCAGTATCCGGACGCGGCTGCGCTCGAGTCGGCGCTGGCCGAACTGCGCGAGCTGCCGCCGCTGGTGACGTCGTGGGAGATCCTCTCGCTCAAGCAGCAGCTGGCCGAGGCACAGGAAGGCAAGCGCTTCCTGCTGCAGGGTGGCGACTGCGCCGAGAGTTTCTCGGCCTGCAATTCCGGCGTGATTTCCAACCGCCTCAAGGTGCTGCTGCAGATGAGCCTGGTGCTCGTCCACGGCATGCGCAAGCCGGTGGTGCGCGTCGGCCGTTTCGCCGGCCAGTACGCCAAGCCGCGTTCGACCGACACCGAGACGATCGGTGAGGTGACGCTGCCGAGTTACCGCGGCGACATGGTCAACGCACCGGAATTCACCGGCGCTGCACGCGCGCCCGATCCGCGCCGGATGATCAAGGCGCATGCGCGCTCGGCGATGACGATGAACTTCGTCCGTGCGCTGATCGACGGCGGTTTCGCCGACCTGCACCATCCCGAATACTGGAACCTCAGCTGGGTCGGTCATTCCGAGCTGGCCGAGGAATACCGGCGCATGGTCACCGCGATCGGCGACGCGGTCCGCTTCATGGAGACGCTGTCGGGCGCGGAAGTACACAACCTCAACCGGGTTGATTTCTACACCTCGCACGAAGCGCTGCTGCTGCCGTACGAAGAATCGCTGACCCGCCAGGTGCCGCGTCACTGGGGCTGGTTCAACCTCAGCACGCATTACCCGTGGATCGGCATGCGCACCGCTGCGGTCGATGGCGCCCATGCCGAGTACTTCCGCGGCATCCGCAACCCGATCGCGCTGAAGGTGGGCCCGTCGGTGACGCCGGACCAGCTGCTGCGCACGATGGACCTTCTCAATCCCGAGGACGAGCCGGGCCGCCTGACCTTCATCCATCGCATGGGTGCGACCGGCATCGCCGAGAAGCTGCCGCCGCTGCTGGATGCGGTGCGTCGCGACGGTCGTCGCGTGCTGTGGGTGTGCGACCCGATGCATGGCAACACCGAGAGCACCAGCAACGGCTACAAGACGCGTCGCTTCCGCAACATCCGCAGCGAAGTGGAGCAGTCGTTCGAGTTGCATGCCGCCGCCGGTACGCGCCTGGGTGGCGTGCACCTGGAGCTCACCGGCGAGGACGTCACCGAGTGCCTGGGTGGCGCGCGCGAGCTGACCGAGAGCGATCTGGAGCGGGCGTACATGTCGACGGTCGATCCGCGCCTGAACTACGAACAGGCGCTGGAGATCGCGATGCTGATCGTGCGCAAGCAGGCGCAGATCGCGGCGCCGGCGTAA
- the rplO gene encoding 50S ribosomal protein L15, which produces MNMRLNTLQPADGARQERTRVGRGIGSGLGKTCGRGHKGSFARSGKGKIKAGFEGGQMPMQRRLPKIGFRSKLLKDTAEVMLYQLEKLEAGEIDFAALKAAKLVPSTAKQARIVKKGEVSKKFVLKGVAATAGAKAAIEAAGGKVGE; this is translated from the coding sequence ATCAACATGCGTCTCAACACTCTGCAACCCGCTGACGGCGCCCGCCAGGAGCGCACCCGCGTCGGTCGTGGTATCGGTTCCGGCCTGGGCAAGACCTGCGGCCGCGGCCACAAGGGCTCGTTCGCGCGCTCCGGCAAGGGCAAGATCAAGGCTGGCTTCGAAGGCGGCCAGATGCCCATGCAGCGTCGCCTGCCCAAGATCGGCTTCCGTTCGAAGCTGCTCAAGGACACCGCTGAAGTCATGCTGTACCAGCTGGAAAAGCTGGAAGCCGGCGAGATCGACTTCGCAGCGCTCAAGGCCGCCAAGCTGGTGCCCAGCACCGCCAAGCAGGCCCGGATCGTGAAGAAGGGCGAAGTCAGCAAGAAGTTCGTACTCAAGGGCGTGGCCGCTACGGCCGGCGCCAAGGCCGCTATCGAAGCGGCCGGCGGCAAGGTCGGGGAGTAA
- the rplQ gene encoding 50S ribosomal protein L17, whose amino-acid sequence MRHQKAGRKFSRTSAHRDAMFTNMAASLIKHGLIRTTLPKAKELRRVAEPLITLAKVDGVANRRLAFSRLRDKEAVGTLFTTLGPRYQSRPGGYLRILKCGFRAGDNAPMAYVELVDRPEAAAE is encoded by the coding sequence ATGCGCCACCAGAAAGCCGGCCGTAAGTTCAGCCGCACCAGTGCTCACCGCGATGCCATGTTCACCAACATGGCGGCCTCGCTGATCAAGCACGGCCTCATCCGCACCACCCTGCCCAAGGCCAAGGAGCTGCGTCGCGTTGCCGAGCCGCTCATCACCCTGGCCAAGGTCGATGGCGTTGCCAATCGCCGCCTTGCCTTCTCGCGCCTGCGCGACAAGGAAGCCGTCGGCACGCTGTTCACCACCCTGGGCCCGCGTTACCAGTCCCGTCCGGGCGGCTACCTGCGCATCCTCAAGTGCGGTTTCCGCGCTGGCGACAATGCGCCGATGGCCTACGTCGAGCTGGTCGACCGTCCGGAAGCCGCTGCGGAGTAA
- a CDS encoding disulfide bond formation protein B, whose protein sequence is MTNAILRGSFRIQFLLGFLACAGLLGFAFYLQLHDGLEPCPLCIFQRVAFFAMGLVFLLGALHAPNGVSGRRGYGVAALLAALGGIAVAGNHVRLQHLPPDQVPSCGPGLDYMLEAMPITGVIRKVMTGSGECASVDWSFLGMSMPTWSLVWFVLLAIWAGYAAFRRR, encoded by the coding sequence ATGACCAATGCCATCCTGCGCGGCTCGTTCCGCATCCAGTTCCTGCTCGGATTCCTCGCCTGCGCCGGCCTGTTGGGCTTCGCGTTCTATCTCCAGCTCCATGACGGCCTTGAGCCTTGCCCGCTGTGCATCTTCCAGCGAGTGGCGTTCTTCGCGATGGGCCTGGTGTTCCTGCTCGGTGCATTGCACGCGCCCAATGGCGTGAGCGGTCGCCGTGGCTATGGTGTCGCGGCGCTGCTGGCGGCACTGGGTGGTATCGCCGTGGCCGGCAATCACGTCCGCCTGCAGCACCTGCCGCCAGACCAGGTGCCGTCGTGCGGCCCGGGCCTGGACTACATGCTCGAGGCGATGCCGATCACCGGCGTGATCCGCAAGGTGATGACCGGTTCGGGCGAGTGCGCGAGCGTCGACTGGTCGTTCCTCGGCATGTCGATGCCGACCTGGAGCCTGGTCTGGTTCGTGCTGCTGGCGATCTGGGCGGGATACGCGGCCTTTCGTCGTCGCTAA
- a CDS encoding DUF2127 domain-containing protein: MTDAQHYNPDPHAHPGLHVIAIFEAAKGLLALLAASGLELLGPAPLLRWLHELIARFQLDPNEGALAWLNKVINPDGVHLAAAVVLAYGLLRMLEAWGLWRAKAWASWLGCISAAIYLPLDVYAVYHHPGWTSWAVLAVNLIVVAVLARDLVKRRQ, encoded by the coding sequence ATGACCGACGCCCAGCACTACAACCCGGATCCGCACGCGCATCCGGGGCTCCATGTCATCGCGATCTTCGAGGCCGCCAAGGGCCTGCTGGCACTGCTGGCAGCCAGCGGCCTCGAACTTCTCGGGCCGGCGCCCCTCCTGCGCTGGCTGCATGAGCTGATCGCACGGTTCCAGCTCGACCCCAACGAAGGCGCACTGGCCTGGTTGAACAAGGTCATCAATCCCGACGGCGTGCATCTGGCTGCCGCGGTGGTCCTGGCCTACGGCCTGCTGCGCATGCTCGAGGCCTGGGGCCTGTGGCGGGCCAAGGCCTGGGCCTCCTGGCTGGGCTGCATCAGCGCCGCGATCTACCTGCCCCTGGACGTCTACGCGGTGTACCACCACCCCGGCTGGACCTCATGGGCCGTGCTGGCCGTCAACTTGATCGTCGTCGCAGTGCTGGCACGCGATCTGGTCAAGCGTCGCCAATAA
- the rpsK gene encoding 30S ribosomal protein S11 → MAKPAAAKTKKKIKRVVTDGIAHVHASFNNTIITITDRQGNALSWATSGGAGFRGSRKSTPFAAQVAAEKAGRAALDYGVKSLEVRIKGPGPGRESAVRSLNNVGYKIMNIIDVTPIPHNGCRPPKKRRV, encoded by the coding sequence ATGGCTAAGCCGGCTGCTGCCAAAACCAAGAAGAAGATCAAGCGCGTCGTCACCGACGGCATCGCCCACGTCCACGCTTCTTTCAACAACACCATCATCACGATCACCGACCGCCAGGGCAACGCGCTCTCGTGGGCGACCTCGGGCGGCGCGGGTTTCCGCGGTTCCCGCAAGTCGACCCCGTTCGCCGCCCAGGTGGCTGCCGAAAAGGCAGGCCGTGCTGCGCTCGACTACGGCGTGAAGTCGCTGGAAGTGCGCATCAAGGGTCCGGGTCCGGGCCGTGAGTCCGCCGTTCGTTCGCTGAACAACGTCGGTTACAAGATCATGAACATCATCGACGTGACGCCTATCCCGCACAACGGGTGCCGTCCGCCGAAGAAGCGTCGCGTCTGA
- the rpsD gene encoding 30S ribosomal protein S4, with translation MARYIGPTCKLARREGADLGLKSSARALDSKCKLEQKPGQHGPTARKGKLSDYATQLREKQKVKRIYGLLERQFRNYYKKASTKKGNTGENLLQLLETRLDNVVYRMGFAVTRPAARQLVSHRGVTVNGKSVNLPSYQVKAGDAIALAERAQKQLRVQESLTVAQQMDLSPSWVEVDSKKFAGVFKAVPDRADLPQDINEALIVELYSK, from the coding sequence ATGGCTCGTTATATTGGTCCCACCTGTAAGCTCGCTCGTCGCGAAGGCGCCGACCTCGGCTTGAAGTCGTCCGCTCGTGCACTGGATTCCAAGTGCAAGCTCGAGCAGAAGCCCGGCCAGCACGGCCCGACCGCCCGCAAGGGCAAGCTGTCGGACTACGCCACCCAGCTGCGCGAAAAGCAGAAGGTCAAGCGTATCTACGGTCTGCTGGAGCGTCAGTTCCGCAACTACTACAAGAAGGCCTCGACCAAGAAGGGCAACACGGGTGAAAACCTGCTGCAGCTCCTCGAGACCCGCCTGGACAACGTCGTCTACCGCATGGGCTTCGCGGTGACCCGTCCGGCCGCCCGCCAGCTGGTTTCGCACCGCGGCGTCACGGTCAATGGCAAGTCGGTCAACCTGCCTTCGTACCAGGTCAAGGCTGGCGACGCGATCGCGCTGGCCGAACGCGCCCAGAAGCAGCTCCGCGTGCAGGAATCCCTGACCGTGGCGCAGCAGATGGACCTCTCGCCGTCGTGGGTTGAAGTCGACAGCAAGAAGTTCGCTGGTGTGTTCAAGGCTGTTCCGGATCGTGCTGACCTGCCGCAAGACATCAATGAAGCGCTGATCGTCGAGCTGTACTCGAAGTAA
- the rpsE gene encoding 30S ribosomal protein S5, with protein sequence MAEEQRAPRGRDRDRNREEIDDGMIEKLIAVNRVSKTVKGGRQFTFTALTVVGDGNGKVGFGYGKAREVPVAIQKSMEYARKSMNNVDLNNGTLWHSVKAGHGAARVFMQPASEGTGVIAGGAMRAVLEAVGVKNVLAKAVGSRNPINLVRATLKGLGDMHSPAKIAAKRGKKVEELNHG encoded by the coding sequence ATGGCAGAAGAACAACGTGCACCGCGGGGTCGTGATCGCGACCGCAACCGCGAAGAAATCGACGATGGCATGATCGAGAAGCTGATCGCGGTCAACCGCGTCAGCAAGACCGTCAAGGGTGGTCGCCAGTTCACCTTCACCGCACTGACGGTGGTGGGCGACGGCAACGGCAAGGTCGGTTTCGGTTACGGCAAGGCACGCGAAGTGCCGGTCGCCATCCAGAAGTCGATGGAATATGCCCGCAAGAGCATGAACAACGTCGACCTGAACAACGGCACCCTGTGGCACTCGGTCAAGGCCGGTCACGGCGCGGCCCGCGTGTTCATGCAGCCGGCTTCGGAAGGTACCGGCGTGATCGCCGGCGGCGCGATGCGCGCTGTCCTGGAAGCGGTTGGCGTGAAGAACGTGCTGGCCAAGGCCGTTGGTTCGCGCAACCCCATCAACCTCGTTCGCGCCACCCTCAAGGGCCTGGGCGACATGCACTCGCCGGCGAAGATTGCCGCCAAGCGTGGCAAGAAGGTGGAGGAACTGAACCATGGCTAA
- the rpsM gene encoding 30S ribosomal protein S13: protein MARIAGVNLPAQKHVWVGLQSIYGIGRTRSKKVCVSAGVTATTKIRDLSEPEVERLRAEVGKYVVEGDLRREIGIAIKRLMDLGCFRGLRHRRGLPLRGQRTRTNARTRKGPRKAIRK from the coding sequence ATGGCGCGTATTGCGGGCGTCAATCTGCCTGCCCAGAAGCATGTCTGGGTTGGGCTCCAGAGCATTTACGGCATTGGCCGTACCCGTTCCAAGAAGGTCTGTGTCTCGGCTGGCGTCACCGCCACCACCAAGATCCGTGACCTTTCCGAGCCGGAAGTCGAGCGCCTGCGCGCCGAAGTCGGCAAGTACGTTGTCGAGGGCGACCTGCGTCGCGAAATCGGCATCGCCATCAAGCGTCTGATGGACCTGGGCTGCTTCCGCGGCCTGCGTCACCGTCGCGGCCTGCCGCTTCGCGGCCAGCGCACCCGGACCAATGCACGTACCCGCAAGGGCCCGCGCAAGGCCATCAGGAAGTAA
- the rpoA gene encoding DNA-directed RNA polymerase subunit alpha: MTVTANQVLRPRGPQIERLTGNRAKVVIEPLERGYGHTLGNALRRVLLSSIPGFAITEVEIDGVLHEYTTVEGLQEDVLEVLLNLKDVAIRMHTGESATLSLAKQGPGIVTAGDIKTDHNVEILNTEHVIAHLTKDTALNMRLKIERGFGYQPAAARRRPDEETRAIGRLMLDASFSPVRRVAYAVEAARVEQRTDLDKLVLDIETNGTIDAEEAVRTAADILTDQLSVFGDFTHRDRGAAKPATSGIDPILLRPIDDLELTVRSANCLKAESIYYVGDLIQKTEVELLKTPNLGKKSLTEIKEVLAQRGLSLGMKLENWPPAGIAQHGMMG; encoded by the coding sequence ATGACGGTTACCGCAAACCAGGTGCTGCGCCCGCGCGGCCCCCAGATCGAACGCCTTACGGGCAACCGTGCCAAGGTCGTGATCGAGCCGCTGGAGCGTGGCTATGGCCACACCCTCGGCAATGCGCTGCGCCGTGTGCTGCTGTCGTCGATCCCGGGCTTCGCAATCACGGAAGTCGAGATCGATGGCGTGCTGCACGAGTACACCACGGTCGAAGGCCTGCAGGAGGATGTCCTCGAGGTTCTGCTGAACCTCAAGGACGTCGCCATCCGCATGCACACCGGCGAGTCGGCGACCCTGTCGCTCGCCAAGCAGGGCCCCGGCATTGTCACCGCCGGTGACATCAAGACCGACCACAACGTCGAGATCCTCAACACCGAGCATGTGATCGCGCACCTGACCAAGGACACCGCGCTCAACATGCGTCTGAAGATCGAGCGTGGTTTCGGCTACCAGCCGGCCGCCGCTCGTCGTCGCCCGGACGAGGAAACCCGCGCCATTGGTCGCCTGATGCTGGATGCCAGCTTCTCGCCGGTCCGCCGCGTCGCGTATGCCGTTGAAGCGGCCCGCGTGGAGCAGCGCACCGACCTGGACAAGCTGGTCCTGGACATCGAGACCAACGGCACGATCGACGCCGAGGAAGCCGTCCGCACCGCGGCCGACATCCTCACCGACCAGCTGTCGGTGTTCGGCGACTTCACCCACCGCGATCGCGGTGCGGCGAAGCCGGCCACCAGCGGCATCGACCCGATCCTGCTGCGTCCGATCGACGACCTCGAGCTCACCGTGCGTTCGGCCAACTGCCTCAAGGCCGAGAGCATCTACTACGTCGGCGATCTGATCCAGAAGACCGAAGTGGAGCTGCTCAAGACGCCGAACCTCGGCAAGAAGTCGCTCACCGAGATCAAGGAAGTCCTCGCCCAGCGCGGTCTTTCGCTCGGCATGAAGCTGGAAAACTGGCCGCCCGCTGGCATCGCCCAGCACGGCATGATGGGCTGA